The following proteins are encoded in a genomic region of Ostrea edulis chromosome 7, xbOstEdul1.1, whole genome shotgun sequence:
- the LOC125677088 gene encoding uncharacterized protein LOC125677088 — protein sequence MMSATEKITVTKKRKKNGQYSRKGHHKKVDGLKKGRLMRVAKSKGEPLPVFNRAFENNRESDCDCDRGTCTDCTGTQVHLDHDYFGIQDEVTVFDDVHSPVDDDKTGWRVGRRIVDLGVLADGLRACQLCQLPLHLHNCVGEKKFGLSQILEIKCNNCDLINNVVTGSRHRTDKGGLAWDANTKLAAGMINGGLGETHVNTLLAILNIPGICHANLKEREREVGQKLEEMAIASCSRNLANEVALTDSQEDGIVASFDGAWQKRGTGRAYNSLTGHATLIGQKTGKCVGYALKSKKCRICSAAKVKNVTPRKHNCKKNWSGSAKAMEPAMACEMLQSILDSGEKVSTLVMDNDSTTIARVKSTVDKSITKRCDSNHTKKGFTASLIELSKTHKLLRNTKVRTHIERCFTYSVSQNRGEPEQLAKGLSSIVPHLYGDHSDCGTWCRGNEEGYKHQALPYGKPLDDQDLRVALQSLMNKFTLKATELANMGSTQPNESFNNMASSKAPKRFLIRVAHFHLEHIPSNTYNVKTRH from the exons ATGATGTCGGCGACAGAAAAAATAACAGTGAccaaaaagagaaagaaaaacgGACAATATTCACGGAAAGGGCATCATAAAAAGGTAGACGGGTTGAAGAAGGGTCGTTTGATGCGCGTCGCAAAGAGTAAGGGAGAACCCTTACCAGTATTTAATCGTGCATTTGAGAATAACCGCGAGTCCGATTGCGATTGTGATCGCGGTACATGTACAGACTGTACAGGTACACAAGTACATTTAGACCATGATTACTTCGGTATTCAGGATGAGGTTACAGTGTTTGATGATGTTCACTCCCCTGTAGATGATGATAAGACAGGTTGGCGGGTTGGTAGACGAATTGTCGACCTAGGTGTCCTTGCAGACGGGTTAAGGGCGTGTCAGCTGTGTCAACTTCCCCTGCACCTACACAATTGTGTAGGTGAGAAAAAGTTTGGACTGTCTCAGATTTTAGAGATAAAATGTAACAATTGTGATTTGATAAACAATGTTGTGACAGGAAGCCGCCATCGGACAGATAAAGGAGGACTGGCTTGGGATGCCAATACAAAGCTAGCAGCAG GTATGATCAACGGAGGACTTGGAGAAACCCATGTGAACACTCTCCTTGCCATTCTTAATATTCCTGGAATATGTCATGCCAATttaaaggagagagagagggaggtgGGACAGAAGCTTGAAGAGATGGCAATTGCATCGTGTTCAAGAAATCTAGCAAATGAAGTAGCTTT GACTGATTCACAAGAGGATGGCATTGTTGCGAGTTTCGATGGAGCCTGGCAGAAAAGAGGCACAGGCAGGGCTTATAACAGTCTTACTG GTCATGCCACTCTCATTGGTCAGAAAACTGGAAAATGTGTGGGTTATGCACTGAAAAGCAAGAAATGCCGTATTTGCAGTGCTGCCAAGGTGAAAAACGTAACGCCAAGGAAACACAATTGCAAAAAGAACTGGAGCGGGTCGGCAAAGGCAATGGAACCCGCAATGGCATGCGAAATGCTGCAGTCTATTTTAGATAGTGGAGAAAAA GTATCCACACTAGTGATGGACAATGATAGTACCACAATTGCCAGAGTAAAGTCGACAGTAGACAAGAGCATCACCAAGCGCTGTGATAGTAATCACACTAAAAAGGGCTTTACAGCATCTCTCATAGAATTGAGCAAAACCCACAAATTGCTGCGCAACACCAAGGTCCGTACCCACATTGAAAGGTGTTTTACCTACAGCGTGTCTCAAAACAGAGGGGAACCAGAGCAACTTGCTAAAGGATTAAGCAGTATAGTTCCTCATTTATATG GTGATCATTCCGATTGTGGAACTTGGTGTAGAGGCAATGAGGAAGGATATAAACACCAGGCCCTGCCTTATGGCAAACCACTGGATGACCAGGACTTAAGAGTAGCCCTTCAGTCCCTGATGAATAAGTTCACCTTGAAGGCAACTGAATTGGCCAATATGGGGTCAACACAACCCAATGAAAGCTTTAATAACATGGCATCATCGAAAGCACCAAAGAGATT CTTAATAAGAGTTGCTCACTTTCACCTGGAACATATACCATCAAACACCTACAACGTAAAAACAAGACACTGA